One genomic region from Leptospira tipperaryensis encodes:
- the asnS gene encoding asparagine--tRNA ligase: protein MSETQVVSNHELEKHVDEKVAIQGWVHGIRGSNARQFLSLRNSGKIIQVLAEKEILGEELFQTVKHLRQETSVSVTGKLVRNEKSPIGFELILESIEVVGESENYPITPKEHGIDFLISQRHLWLRSSKQLAILRVRDNLSFAIRKYFHERNFLLIDTPILTGSVGESAGTLFSTEYFDLGNAYLAQTGQLYLETAIFAHNKVFCFGPTFRAEKSKTRRHLTEFWMVEAEVAFTGHKENLKLQEDFVKTIIKETVQNSLEDLKVLDRDPTPLLAYLEREFPVIDYTKALEILQSKGEDIVWGDDINSEREQMLTTEYGGPVFIQKYPREAKAFYMKVNPEDPKTVLNADLIAPDGVGEIIGGSEREENYENIVHRLKEENLPVESYDWYLDLRKYGSVPHSGFGLGSERMIAWICGLQHVRECIPFPRMMERLYP, encoded by the coding sequence ATGTCTGAAACTCAAGTCGTTAGCAATCATGAATTAGAAAAACACGTGGATGAGAAAGTCGCGATCCAGGGCTGGGTGCATGGAATCCGGGGGAGCAACGCAAGACAATTCCTCTCCTTAAGAAACAGCGGAAAGATCATACAAGTCCTCGCGGAAAAAGAAATCCTCGGAGAAGAATTATTTCAAACCGTAAAACATCTCCGTCAAGAAACGTCGGTCTCCGTGACTGGAAAGTTGGTTCGAAACGAAAAATCTCCGATCGGATTTGAACTCATCTTAGAATCCATAGAAGTCGTCGGAGAATCCGAGAACTATCCGATCACACCCAAGGAACACGGAATCGACTTTTTGATTTCTCAAAGACATCTCTGGTTGCGTTCTTCCAAACAACTCGCGATCCTTCGAGTGAGAGATAATCTATCGTTTGCGATTCGTAAATACTTTCATGAAAGAAATTTTTTACTCATCGATACACCGATTCTTACCGGGTCCGTGGGAGAAAGTGCGGGAACTCTTTTTTCGACCGAATATTTCGATTTAGGAAATGCGTATCTCGCGCAAACAGGACAACTCTATCTCGAGACCGCGATCTTTGCGCACAACAAGGTCTTTTGTTTTGGTCCGACCTTTCGCGCCGAGAAGAGTAAGACAAGAAGACATCTCACGGAGTTCTGGATGGTCGAAGCCGAGGTTGCGTTCACAGGTCACAAAGAGAATCTCAAACTCCAAGAAGATTTTGTAAAGACGATCATAAAGGAAACGGTTCAGAATTCTTTAGAAGATTTGAAAGTTCTGGATCGAGATCCGACTCCGTTGCTCGCATACTTGGAAAGAGAATTTCCTGTGATCGATTATACAAAGGCACTCGAAATTCTTCAGTCCAAAGGAGAAGACATCGTTTGGGGGGATGATATCAATTCCGAAAGAGAACAGATGTTGACTACGGAATACGGTGGTCCCGTTTTTATTCAGAAATATCCGAGAGAAGCCAAGGCGTTTTATATGAAAGTAAATCCGGAAGATCCAAAGACCGTTCTCAATGCCGATCTCATCGCGCCGGACGGAGTGGGAGAAATCATCGGAGGTTCGGAAAGAGAAGAGAACTATGAAAATATTGTTCATCGACTGAAAGAGGAAAATCTTCCGGTCGAATCTTACGATTGGTATCTGGATCTGAGAAAATACGGCTCGGTTCCGCATTCCGGCTTCGGTCTTGGTTCCGAGAGAATGATCGCCTGGATCTGCGGACTGCAACACGTGAGAGAATGTATTCCGTTTCCAAGGATGATGGAACGACTTTATCCCTGA
- a CDS encoding tetratricopeptide repeat protein, translated as MGQNLAVSDFTSIEESAWELFETGSYEEVIAIAKKNPNHVFLNHLSGIAEFESGTETGINYFLKGSSVLNPLVDAYLLKESGKLRDAAKKFHEYFRSSSVPVSYSILRTGILVSEDAVDFKTVLDLLAIYKGRFTNDYFCKTEFFANYHLRKYKEAVQVFAENAKRLTEERDVLGALGLALVHLGNFEEAKTILQRIPGYEELPTFEEKKKEFSEKIASIPKMEAKRKTLSVSELIDLGFAYLFSENFKKAEEVFSELVAAQG; from the coding sequence ATGGGTCAGAATTTAGCAGTATCCGATTTCACGTCCATTGAGGAATCCGCTTGGGAACTATTCGAGACGGGTTCTTACGAAGAAGTGATCGCGATCGCGAAGAAAAATCCGAATCATGTCTTTTTAAATCATCTGAGTGGAATTGCTGAGTTCGAATCCGGCACCGAAACGGGGATCAATTATTTCTTAAAAGGATCTTCTGTTCTAAACCCGCTCGTTGACGCGTATCTCCTCAAAGAAAGTGGAAAACTAAGAGATGCGGCGAAGAAGTTTCATGAGTATTTTCGTTCTTCTTCGGTTCCGGTTTCTTATTCCATTTTAAGAACGGGAATTCTCGTGAGCGAAGACGCGGTCGACTTTAAGACCGTTTTAGATCTACTCGCGATCTACAAAGGAAGATTTACAAACGACTACTTTTGTAAAACCGAATTCTTTGCAAATTATCACTTAAGAAAATACAAGGAAGCCGTACAGGTTTTTGCGGAGAATGCAAAACGCCTCACAGAAGAAAGAGACGTGTTGGGTGCACTCGGCTTGGCTCTCGTTCATCTGGGAAATTTCGAGGAAGCAAAAACGATTCTTCAGAGAATTCCGGGATACGAAGAACTTCCTACCTTCGAAGAGAAGAAAAAAGAATTCTCTGAAAAAATCGCGAGTATACCCAAGATGGAAGCAAAGAGAAAGACGTTGTCTGTTTCCGAGCTGATCGATTTGGGTTTTGCTTATCTTTTCTCAGAGAATTTTAAGAAAGCTGAAGAAGTCTTTAGCGAACTCGTTGCCGCACAAGGATAA
- a CDS encoding DUF1176 domain-containing protein, which produces MKYKRFLFLFFFLVVCAIWFFKNRGFADKEERIFVQEARVKISWPEDCEAEVTDNASSDENRLKGGCAVALDSLSEKLPKDCEYDNFMLGESGRIDFYKYFQFYQIPIRFYPLSNGTFLGELLCNTGAYNRSFVYFIYDERTLPAKTKILSFESYDVDSAAKETRFKRFESQSLIRFYKEESGELIAFWKHRGMGDCGRFFRYKLSERNETQLLEFRAKLECDGKLAYSAEEIPLLWPRYDPIPKSKFEQIREKIVFWIDDF; this is translated from the coding sequence TTGAAATATAAAAGATTCCTCTTTCTATTCTTCTTCCTCGTCGTCTGCGCGATTTGGTTTTTTAAGAATCGAGGTTTTGCGGACAAGGAAGAACGAATTTTCGTTCAAGAAGCACGAGTCAAGATTTCTTGGCCGGAAGACTGCGAAGCCGAAGTCACTGATAATGCTTCTTCCGATGAGAATCGTTTGAAAGGGGGCTGTGCGGTCGCTCTGGATTCTCTTTCGGAAAAACTTCCGAAAGATTGCGAATACGATAACTTCATGTTAGGCGAAAGTGGTCGCATCGATTTTTACAAATACTTCCAATTCTACCAAATTCCGATCCGATTTTATCCTCTTTCCAACGGAACTTTCTTAGGTGAACTTCTTTGCAATACCGGGGCTTACAATCGAAGTTTTGTTTATTTTATCTATGACGAGAGAACTCTTCCCGCAAAAACGAAAATCTTGAGTTTCGAAAGTTACGATGTCGATTCCGCCGCTAAAGAGACTCGTTTCAAAAGATTCGAAAGTCAAAGCCTGATTCGATTTTATAAAGAAGAAAGCGGTGAATTGATCGCATTCTGGAAACATCGAGGAATGGGGGATTGTGGAAGATTCTTCCGATATAAACTTTCGGAAAGAAATGAGACTCAATTGTTAGAGTTTCGAGCCAAGTTAGAATGCGACGGAAAACTCGCGTACTCCGCGGAAGAAATTCCGCTCCTCTGGCCTCGTTATGATCCGATTCCGAAATCAAAATTCGAACAGATTCGAGAAAAAATCGTTTTTTGGATCGACGATTTCTGA
- the folD gene encoding bifunctional methylenetetrahydrofolate dehydrogenase/methenyltetrahydrofolate cyclohydrolase FolD: MNPVLLDGKKLSEKIRDGIRSEIEERKAKNLRIPKLVTILVGNNPASETYVSMKVKACHSVGMGSEMIRLGDNTTTEELLAVIDKLNADPNTDGILLQHPSPPQIDERAAFDRISLRKDVDGVTTLSFGKLSMGVETYLPCTPYGMVLLLQEYGINPSGKNAVVVGRSPILGKPMAMLLTEMNATVTLCHSKTQNLPEIVKQADIVVGAVGKPEFIKADWIKKGAVLLDAGYNPGNVGDIEISKAKDHSSHYTPVPGGVGPMTIAVLLLQTLYSSKEHFTPPVK; encoded by the coding sequence ATGAATCCGGTTTTGTTAGATGGAAAAAAACTCTCTGAAAAGATCAGAGATGGGATTCGTTCTGAAATTGAAGAACGAAAGGCTAAGAATTTAAGAATTCCAAAACTCGTGACGATCCTCGTCGGAAACAACCCCGCGTCCGAGACCTATGTTTCCATGAAAGTCAAGGCCTGTCATTCCGTGGGAATGGGTTCCGAGATGATTCGTCTCGGAGACAACACGACAACGGAAGAATTGTTGGCAGTCATCGACAAACTCAACGCGGATCCGAACACGGATGGAATTCTTCTCCAACATCCTTCTCCTCCTCAAATCGACGAAAGAGCCGCCTTTGATCGGATTTCTCTTCGCAAAGACGTGGACGGAGTGACCACACTTTCCTTTGGAAAACTCTCCATGGGAGTCGAAACCTATCTTCCTTGTACACCCTATGGAATGGTCCTTCTTCTCCAAGAATACGGAATCAATCCTTCCGGTAAAAACGCAGTCGTAGTCGGTCGTTCTCCCATTCTCGGAAAACCTATGGCGATGCTTCTTACGGAAATGAACGCAACCGTCACACTCTGTCATTCTAAAACTCAGAATCTTCCCGAGATCGTAAAACAAGCTGACATCGTTGTAGGCGCGGTAGGAAAGCCGGAATTTATCAAAGCCGATTGGATTAAAAAGGGAGCGGTTCTTTTGGACGCGGGTTACAATCCCGGAAACGTCGGAGATATCGAGATCTCCAAGGCAAAGGACCATTCTTCTCATTATACACCCGTACCCGGCGGGGTCGGTCCGATGACGATTGCCGTATTACTCTTACAGACTCTTTATTCCTCAAAAGAACACTTTACACCACCGGTAAAGTGA
- the cysS gene encoding cysteine--tRNA ligase produces MIEVYFHNSLTGKKEKFSPADPKRVTVYSCGPTVYNYAHIGNLRAFLFVDFLRRSLKLLGYGVDMTMNITDIDDKIIRDSIAAKKSIQEFTKPWTEAFFEDLKTVHAEILEHYPKATESIPEMIEIIQKLKNKGLVYEKDESLYFSIQKFENYGKLSKIDTSGMKTGTRYDTDEYEKEDVRDFVLWKSPKVEGEASWNTEIGTGRPGWHLECSAMIRKVYQSGVDIHTGGVDLLFPHHENEIAQSEGAFPEETFVGTWLHSEHLLVDGQKMSKSKGNFYTLRDLVQKGIDPKAIRFLLISTHYRSKLNFSTDRLEESANSIRKMQNCLDRLLDAEPNYEIVSDFTFTNPSILTWKKETEESLADDLNIAKVLAVVFESLKIINSLLDSVKNPITSQRRKEFIQLFAYYNQLFDVLEFSAEKDLIDSEIDSLIEERQLARKNKDFARSDAIRDQLLAQGILIEDTKDGLRWRRK; encoded by the coding sequence ATGATCGAAGTTTACTTTCACAATTCCCTTACGGGCAAAAAAGAAAAATTCTCACCCGCAGATCCTAAGCGAGTCACGGTTTATTCCTGCGGACCCACGGTCTATAACTACGCACATATCGGAAATCTAAGAGCCTTTCTTTTCGTGGATTTCCTCCGAAGATCTCTCAAACTTTTGGGATACGGAGTCGATATGACGATGAATATCACGGACATCGACGATAAGATCATCCGAGATTCGATCGCAGCAAAAAAGAGCATTCAAGAATTTACAAAACCCTGGACGGAAGCTTTTTTCGAAGACCTAAAAACCGTTCACGCGGAAATCTTAGAACATTACCCGAAAGCTACGGAATCGATTCCGGAAATGATCGAGATCATTCAAAAGCTTAAGAACAAGGGTCTTGTTTATGAGAAGGACGAGAGTCTTTACTTTTCGATTCAGAAATTTGAGAATTACGGAAAACTCAGCAAGATCGATACTTCCGGGATGAAAACCGGAACCCGTTACGATACGGACGAATATGAAAAAGAAGACGTGAGAGATTTCGTTCTTTGGAAAAGTCCAAAGGTCGAAGGCGAAGCGTCTTGGAATACCGAGATCGGAACCGGACGTCCCGGATGGCATTTGGAATGTTCCGCGATGATTCGAAAAGTGTATCAGAGCGGAGTCGACATTCATACGGGCGGGGTCGACCTACTCTTCCCTCATCATGAGAATGAGATCGCTCAATCCGAAGGAGCCTTTCCCGAAGAAACGTTCGTAGGGACTTGGCTTCATTCCGAACACCTTCTCGTAGACGGACAAAAGATGTCCAAGAGCAAGGGAAACTTTTACACGTTACGCGATCTTGTCCAAAAGGGAATCGATCCAAAGGCGATTCGTTTTCTTTTGATCTCGACCCACTATCGTTCCAAATTGAATTTTTCCACGGATCGTCTGGAAGAATCCGCGAACAGCATTCGTAAGATGCAAAACTGTTTGGATCGACTTTTGGATGCAGAGCCGAATTACGAGATCGTATCCGATTTTACTTTTACAAATCCTTCGATTCTTACATGGAAAAAGGAAACGGAAGAATCCTTAGCCGACGATCTCAATATCGCCAAAGTCTTAGCGGTAGTTTTTGAATCTTTGAAGATCATCAATTCACTACTAGATTCCGTAAAGAATCCAATCACCTCTCAGAGAAGAAAAGAATTCATTCAACTTTTCGCATATTACAATCAGCTCTTTGACGTTCTCGAATTTTCTGCCGAAAAAGATCTGATCGATTCCGAGATCGACTCTCTCATCGAAGAAAGACAACTCGCTAGAAAAAATAAGGACTTCGCCCGCTCAGACGCGATCCGAGATCAACTCTTGGCTCAGGGCATTTTGATAGAAGACACAAAAGACGGACTCCGCTGGAGGAGAAAATAG
- a CDS encoding acetylxylan esterase gives MAISFDECFQTYPELHSPADLDEFWSEAIRDLKNFPIKKQSKALLKGSIIKETIYDISFQSWQNATITGTLVIPRKRGDLPVVIHFHDYGHERPAIIKGLTETGVAQLIIDLRGHGTQLVRPQLKEGEVADPDWTPGYFTKGLDGKDSFYMKGLYLDVIRAIEFLRLTDGIDGEKIILSGKSLGASLAVFGAAFTNRVKGLILETPNFCNIDDTQLRLEKNWMKEINLQLASSKTKKTAMKKSLAYYDSLNFSKKIKIPTLVSVGLDDKISHPKSVFALFNHMNCDKRMQVYPTEGNEAGLKGEKQNGANLEFVREIFFPE, from the coding sequence ATGGCGATCAGTTTTGACGAATGCTTTCAAACCTATCCGGAGCTTCATAGCCCTGCCGACCTGGATGAATTTTGGTCCGAGGCGATCCGCGATTTAAAGAATTTTCCTATTAAAAAACAGTCGAAGGCGCTTCTCAAAGGATCGATTATCAAGGAAACGATCTATGACATTTCCTTTCAATCCTGGCAGAACGCTACGATTACGGGAACTCTGGTCATCCCGAGAAAGAGAGGAGATCTTCCTGTAGTCATTCACTTTCACGACTACGGTCACGAAAGACCCGCAATCATCAAAGGACTCACGGAAACCGGAGTCGCCCAACTCATCATCGATCTAAGAGGCCACGGAACCCAATTGGTTCGTCCTCAGTTAAAAGAAGGCGAAGTCGCCGATCCGGATTGGACCCCGGGTTATTTTACCAAAGGCCTGGATGGAAAGGATTCTTTCTACATGAAAGGTTTGTATTTGGATGTGATCCGTGCCATCGAATTCTTAAGACTCACCGACGGGATCGACGGAGAAAAGATCATTCTTTCCGGAAAATCCCTGGGAGCCTCTCTTGCGGTTTTCGGAGCGGCTTTTACAAATCGTGTCAAGGGTCTCATCTTAGAAACTCCGAACTTTTGCAATATTGACGATACGCAACTCAGACTCGAAAAGAACTGGATGAAAGAGATCAATCTTCAACTCGCGAGTTCCAAGACCAAAAAAACCGCGATGAAAAAAAGTTTAGCATATTATGATAGTCTTAACTTTTCGAAAAAGATAAAAATTCCAACTCTGGTTTCCGTCGGGCTCGACGACAAGATCTCTCATCCTAAATCGGTCTTTGCACTTTTTAATCACATGAACTGCGACAAAAGAATGCAGGTCTATCCTACGGAAGGAAACGAGGCCGGTCTCAAGGGAGAAAAACAAAACGGCGCCAATTTAGAATTTGTGAGGGAAATATTCTTTCCTGAATGA
- the rlmB gene encoding 23S rRNA (guanosine(2251)-2'-O)-methyltransferase RlmB, with product MEEKIARQEYIFGKRTLIELTEAHQGKEHSFPFTELYVKENPGSEIVEKILKKLPSYVKVHKVSISKLDALVPGRNHQGMVAVKVSSKESTLDQKDLENILPTKPGPFLILDRIQDPGNLGNILRTAECFGIKNIILPDRESAGITPVVEKVSSGALSFLKIFTVKNLANTLELLKENGYWIVSTSDRGIEDWSKLPDLNELAILMGNEGEGVKRILMEKSDFVLRVPMHGNLSSLNVTVATGVVLDRLVNRK from the coding sequence CTGGAGGAGAAAATAGCTAGGCAAGAATATATCTTTGGGAAGAGAACTCTGATCGAACTCACGGAGGCTCATCAAGGAAAGGAACATTCTTTTCCTTTCACCGAGTTGTATGTAAAAGAAAATCCCGGTTCCGAGATCGTAGAAAAGATCTTAAAAAAACTTCCCTCATACGTTAAGGTTCACAAGGTTTCCATTTCTAAGTTAGACGCTCTTGTTCCTGGAAGAAATCACCAGGGAATGGTCGCGGTAAAAGTTTCGAGCAAAGAATCCACTCTGGATCAAAAAGATTTAGAAAACATTCTTCCTACCAAACCCGGGCCTTTTCTCATTTTAGATAGAATCCAAGATCCCGGCAATTTAGGAAATATCTTGAGAACCGCCGAATGTTTCGGAATCAAGAACATCATTCTTCCTGACAGAGAATCCGCGGGAATCACTCCCGTTGTGGAGAAGGTTTCCTCCGGCGCCCTTTCCTTTTTAAAAATCTTTACGGTTAAGAATCTCGCAAACACCCTCGAACTACTAAAGGAAAACGGATACTGGATCGTTTCCACAAGCGATCGTGGAATCGAGGATTGGTCCAAACTCCCCGATTTGAACGAACTCGCGATCTTGATGGGAAACGAAGGAGAGGGAGTCAAAAGAATTTTGATGGAGAAATCGGACTTTGTTTTGAGAGTTCCGATGCACGGAAATCTTTCTTCCTTAAACGTTACGGTTGCAACCGGCGTCGTCCTCGACAGACTCGTAAACCGCAAATAA